Proteins encoded by one window of Salvia splendens isolate huo1 chromosome 7, SspV2, whole genome shotgun sequence:
- the LOC121741093 gene encoding organ-specific protein P4, translated as MEKSKAISVSFLLSLLLFAFVCDARKDPGEVWKVVMDEETMPNAIKDLVDVGSNMKMDRFVRDFDVKPNVIIYHSRDHAHTEVEGN; from the exons ATGGAAAAGAGCAAAGCTATCTCAGTCTCAttccttctctctcttcttctg TTTGCCTTTGTCTGTGATGCAAGAAAAGATCCAGGAGAAGTGTGGAAGGTTGTGATGGATGAAGAGACTATGCCTAACGCAATCAAAGATCTTGTCGATGTTGGCTCGAATATGAAAATGGATCGTTTCGTTAGGGATTTCGATGTAAAGCCTAATGTTATCATATATCACAGCCGTGATCATGCTCATACTGAAGTCGAGGGTAATTAG
- the LOC121742426 gene encoding BURP domain protein USPL1-like, giving the protein MYAKLTLSTLVLHLVILLGSSEGDNNHIHHTHSSHLHHHHDTTTTTDPDPSLAIFFFPENLKPGNTMKIYFPKRQLSDSLPHLLSKQEAETLPFSSQKLPQILRLFSFPSSSPQATAMAATLEECDRHPIPGEQKFCATSSQSMSEFIESIFGPDAPTKAVSTYHIKRSESDDVAVQNYRMMGIRQIPSPKMVSCHTMPYAYTVFYCHYHKSDNRVYRVSLAGENGDGVEAIAVCHMDTSHWGPNHVAFRVLGVEPGSTPVCHFFPADNFVWVPIMSQQI; this is encoded by the exons ATGTATGCAAAACTTACTCTCAGCACTCTCGTGCTTCATCTCGTTATTCTACTG GGTTCATCCGAAGGCGACAACAATCACATACACCACACCCATTCGTCtcatctccaccaccaccacgacaccaccaccaccaccgatCCCGACCCATCCCTAGCGATCTTCTTCTTCCCGGAGAATCTCAAACCCGGAAACACAATGAAAATCTACTTCCCAAAAAGACAACTCTCCGACTCCCTCCCTCATCTCCTCTCCAAACAAGAAGCCGAAACCCTCCCTTTCTCCTCCCAAAAACTCCCCCAAATCCTCCGCCTCTTCTCGTTCCCCTCCTCCTCCCCTCAAGCCACCGCCATGGCCGCCACGCTGGAGGAATGCGACCGCCACCCGATCCCAGGAGAGCAGAAATTCTGCGCCACATCCTCCCAATCCATGTCCGAATTCATCGAATCCATCTTTGGCCCCGACGCACCAACCAAGGCCGTCTCCACTTACCACATCAAACGATCTGAATCCGATGACGTGGCTGTGCAGAATTATAGGATGATGGGGATCCGGCAGATTCCGTCGCCGAAGATGGTGTCGTGCCATACGATGCCGTATGCGTACACGGTGTTCTACTGCCATTACCACAAGAGCGATAACCGGGTTTACAGAGTGTCGTTGGCGGGGGAGAATGGGGATGGAGTTGAGGCTATTGCGGTTTGTCACATGGATACTTCGCACTGGGGGCCTAACCATGTTGCCTTTCGGGTGCTCGGGGTTGAACCCGGTTCCACTCCGGTTTGTCATTTCTTTCCGGCGGATAACTTTGTTTGGGTCCCGATTATGTCTCAACAAATATGA